A window from Candidatus Bathyarchaeota archaeon encodes these proteins:
- a CDS encoding NAD(P)-dependent alcohol dehydrogenase: MKAVIYEKYGSPEVLSLKEIEKPVPKDNEVLVKINATTIAAGDIRMRGFKVPTKFWLPMRLALGLTGPRKKVLGMEVSGVVETIGKGVEKFRVGDEVLAATGFGGGYAEYICLPETDVVGRVVIEVAKKPANLTFEEAAAVPIGGMTALAFLRKANVKNGQKVLVYGASGSVGTYAVQLAKYYGAQVTGVCSAANLELVKSLGADVVIDYVKEDFAKNGQKYDLVFDAVGKISRSKAKGSLTETGVFLSTWGSGDMEPNDLSTLSGLIETGKVKVVIDRQYSLEQIVEAHRYVEAGHKKGNVVITVGHSLSA; encoded by the coding sequence ATGAAAGCAGTCATATACGAAAAATATGGATCGCCAGAGGTCCTAAGTCTCAAAGAAATAGAAAAACCAGTTCCAAAGGACAATGAAGTACTAGTGAAAATAAATGCGACTACCATAGCAGCAGGAGATATACGAATGCGCGGCTTTAAAGTCCCAACGAAATTTTGGCTCCCTATGCGGTTAGCTTTAGGTTTAACGGGGCCAAGAAAAAAAGTTCTTGGGATGGAAGTATCGGGGGTCGTCGAGACAATTGGCAAGGGTGTGGAAAAATTTAGGGTCGGTGATGAAGTTTTGGCTGCAACTGGTTTTGGCGGTGGATATGCCGAGTATATTTGTCTTCCAGAAACAGACGTGGTGGGCAGAGTAGTTATCGAGGTTGCAAAGAAACCTGCAAATTTGACTTTTGAGGAAGCTGCTGCGGTTCCCATCGGGGGAATGACGGCGTTGGCTTTTCTTAGGAAGGCAAACGTCAAGAATGGACAGAAGGTCCTTGTTTATGGAGCTTCGGGAAGCGTTGGTACCTACGCCGTTCAGCTTGCCAAGTATTACGGGGCACAAGTTACTGGCGTTTGTAGCGCCGCTAATTTGGAGTTGGTCAAATCTTTAGGGGCGGATGTTGTGATTGATTACGTCAAAGAAGATTTCGCTAAAAATGGTCAGAAGTATGACTTGGTTTTTGACGCAGTAGGCAAAATTTCGCGTTCAAAGGCGAAGGGGTCACTGACAGAAACCGGTGTCTTTCTCTCCACTTGGGGGTCAGGAGACATGGAGCCAAACGATTTGTCAACCCTTAGCGGTCTAATTGAAACTGGCAAAGTAAAAGTAGTCATCGACCGACAGTATTCGTTGGAGCAGATTGTTGAGGCACACCGCTACGTTGAAGCTGGGCATAAAAAAGGAAACGTCGTCATAACTGTGGGACATAGTTTGTCTGCGTAG
- a CDS encoding DNA-binding protein, which yields MSDDELEQIRKRKLLSMQNARMSEDQRQAHAEQQFEQQKQALLSKILSPEARQRINNLKMVRKDFAEQIEVQLIEMAQTGRLPIPLSDAQLKSILIQLQSRKRETKIRRI from the coding sequence ATGTCGGATGATGAGCTTGAACAAATCCGTAAACGGAAACTTCTCTCAATGCAGAATGCTCGCATGAGTGAAGACCAAAGACAAGCTCACGCCGAACAGCAATTTGAACAACAGAAACAGGCTCTGCTCAGCAAGATATTGTCGCCTGAAGCACGACAAAGAATCAATAACCTTAAAATGGTTAGAAAAGATTTCGCTGAGCAAATAGAAGTGCAGCTCATCGAGATGGCGCAAACCGGCAGGTTGCCGATTCCGCTCTCTGATGCGCAGCTAAAATCAATCCTGATTCAGCTTCAATCAAGAAAGCGAGAGACAAAAATTAGAAGGATATAG
- a CDS encoding shikimate kinase, protein MNVSLIGMSGVGKSRIGLLLAEKLNYRFIDVDRVIEDVSGKKLQDLVDSLGDAKFLELEKTAVLNLGEVNETVISSGGSSIYSERAMAFLKGISVVVFLNASLEEIKRRTVDFSERGIVGLKQKGLEQLFLERLPLYRRYADVTIDVDGLGDEAVVEMIIQKTLGTLR, encoded by the coding sequence ATGAATGTTTCTTTGATTGGTATGTCTGGTGTTGGGAAGAGTCGTATAGGGTTGCTTTTGGCTGAGAAGTTGAATTATCGGTTTATTGATGTTGACAGGGTCATTGAGGATGTCTCTGGCAAGAAATTGCAGGATTTGGTTGATAGTTTGGGTGATGCCAAGTTTCTGGAGCTAGAAAAGACTGCTGTCCTCAACTTAGGCGAAGTTAACGAAACAGTCATTTCTTCAGGTGGCAGCTCCATTTATTCGGAGCGTGCTATGGCTTTTTTGAAAGGTATCTCTGTGGTGGTCTTTTTGAATGCTTCTTTAGAGGAAATTAAGCGGCGAACTGTGGATTTTTCGGAGCGCGGCATTGTTGGGTTGAAGCAGAAGGGGTTGGAGCAGCTCTTTTTGGAGAGGTTGCCGCTTTACAGAAGATACGCTGACGTAACTATAGATGTGGATGGTCTTGGTGACGAGGCGGTTGTTGAGATGATTATTCAAAAAACCTTGGGAACTTTGCGGTGA
- a CDS encoding translation initiation factor IF-6, with product MPQTSRLKEFRRQRFLTVYLSSIVGSSSIGVYALATENIVIIPVMVPREKAQEYADWLQVKLAYTHISGSVLSGALACANSHGMLLPNSVREEEIANIKSVFDGNITIMQTKKTAYGNLVLANDKGAVVDPRFKENEIKLISEALGVEAVPTEIAALPYVGALAVATNKGVLAHPLLKEEEKKILENVFKVPVDVGTINCGIPYVGTGLLANSKAAVAGSMTTGPEMFIIEHALGTL from the coding sequence ATGCCTCAAACATCGAGGCTAAAAGAATTCAGGAGACAACGTTTCTTGACAGTTTACTTATCCAGCATAGTTGGAAGCTCAAGCATAGGCGTATACGCATTAGCAACCGAAAACATAGTGATAATTCCTGTTATGGTTCCACGCGAGAAAGCCCAAGAATACGCCGATTGGCTCCAAGTTAAACTTGCATACACCCACATAAGCGGTTCCGTTTTGTCTGGCGCGTTAGCTTGCGCAAACTCCCACGGTATGCTGCTCCCCAATTCGGTTCGTGAAGAAGAAATAGCAAATATAAAATCCGTTTTCGACGGCAACATCACCATAATGCAAACCAAAAAAACCGCCTATGGCAACCTCGTATTAGCAAACGATAAAGGCGCAGTTGTGGATCCACGTTTCAAAGAAAATGAAATCAAACTTATCTCTGAAGCTTTAGGCGTAGAGGCAGTACCGACTGAAATTGCCGCGTTGCCCTATGTGGGTGCTCTTGCTGTGGCAACCAACAAAGGAGTCTTGGCACATCCGTTGCTTAAAGAAGAAGAGAAAAAAATCCTTGAAAACGTCTTTAAGGTTCCCGTCGATGTAGGCACAATAAACTGCGGTATCCCCTATGTAGGGACAGGTTTACTTGCCAATAGCAAAGCAGCAGTGGCAGGCTCCATGACTACTGGTCCTGAAATGTTCATCATCGAACACGCCCTAGGAACCCTATAA
- a CDS encoding glucose-1-phosphate thymidylyltransferase encodes MKALVLSGGKGTRLRPLTFTCAKQLIPVANKPILGYVLDQVAATSIKKVGIITAPETGQNVKDYVADGAEWNLTVSYIPQEPLGLAHAVKTAQRFLGKDSFVMCLGDNVTGQGLKGFIKKFKSEHLDALIVLKEVDNPSSFGIAQLDEKGNIVRLVEKPKTPMGNLAIIGTYLFSNKVHKAIERIKPSWRNELEITDAIQEMINLGFSVKAEILTSWWLDTGKKDDILSANTRILDEYIQRDIKGTITGSVIDGRVKIDSTATITNSTIRGPCIIGKNVIIENSYIGPYTSVGEDSKIFNSNLECCVVQTAVTIKDIERLEESLIGKNAKVTRNQRNRTIKLHVGDYSEIEV; translated from the coding sequence ATGAAAGCGCTAGTTTTAAGTGGCGGTAAAGGCACACGGCTAAGACCCTTAACCTTTACCTGCGCCAAACAACTAATTCCCGTAGCTAACAAACCCATATTAGGTTATGTGCTGGATCAAGTTGCAGCTACGAGCATAAAAAAGGTGGGCATTATTACCGCGCCTGAAACGGGTCAAAACGTGAAGGACTACGTTGCAGATGGCGCTGAATGGAACCTGACGGTTTCTTATATCCCGCAAGAACCCCTTGGATTAGCACATGCAGTCAAGACGGCTCAGCGGTTTTTAGGTAAGGACTCTTTTGTGATGTGTTTAGGCGACAACGTAACCGGGCAGGGTTTGAAGGGGTTTATTAAAAAGTTCAAGAGCGAACACCTCGATGCGCTAATCGTACTAAAAGAAGTAGATAACCCGTCAAGCTTTGGCATCGCCCAATTAGACGAGAAAGGCAACATCGTGCGGCTTGTAGAAAAACCCAAAACTCCCATGGGTAATTTAGCCATCATCGGCACCTACCTTTTCTCCAATAAAGTGCACAAAGCAATTGAGCGGATAAAGCCGTCTTGGCGGAATGAACTAGAAATCACCGATGCTATCCAAGAAATGATTAATCTGGGCTTTTCAGTGAAAGCCGAGATTCTTACCTCTTGGTGGCTTGACACAGGCAAAAAAGATGACATCCTCTCTGCAAACACACGAATCTTGGACGAATACATACAGCGAGACATCAAAGGCACCATTACAGGAAGCGTAATTGATGGCCGTGTAAAGATTGATTCAACTGCAACAATTACAAACAGCACCATTCGCGGTCCATGTATAATCGGCAAGAACGTGATTATCGAAAACTCCTACATCGGACCCTACACAAGCGTCGGCGAGGATTCAAAAATCTTCAACTCTAATCTTGAATGCTGTGTGGTCCAAACAGCTGTAACCATAAAAGACATAGAGCGGTTAGAAGAGAGCTTAATCGGCAAAAACGCCAAGGTCACACGTAACCAACGGAATCGGACCATAAAGTTACATGTGGGCGATTATTCCGAAATAGAAGTTTAA
- a CDS encoding YhbY family RNA-binding protein has product MSKITTRMKRHVRHVLKDENPTIWIGKDGLTAQSVAEIEKQLQQNKMVKIRILPAALKELTTAEEIAAKAAKETEAALVEVRGHVFILFRKRRTPESKEPENQP; this is encoded by the coding sequence TTGAGCAAGATAACCACACGCATGAAACGTCATGTTAGGCATGTCCTAAAAGACGAAAACCCCACCATCTGGATTGGCAAAGATGGCCTAACAGCGCAGTCAGTTGCGGAGATAGAGAAACAGCTACAACAGAACAAGATGGTCAAAATCCGAATTTTACCCGCGGCTCTAAAGGAGCTCACAACCGCTGAAGAGATTGCAGCTAAAGCAGCTAAAGAAACTGAAGCTGCGCTGGTTGAAGTGAGAGGACACGTTTTCATTTTGTTTAGGAAACGTAGGACGCCTGAGTCTAAGGAACCCGAAAATCAACCTTAA
- a CDS encoding DUF1724 domain-containing protein, which yields MEVYELLFELANSDRFKIMLLAEKQKLKLSHISKNLDMTVAETSRHLDRLRENSLLEKNAEGLYELTPFGQLTLSLTPSFEFISKHRDYFKDHTLSHLPQQFISRIGELENSIYTNDVMVAFDLTEKVIDEAQEYIWILSNQVLVSTLPFLEKAIRRGVKFQLILPKDFMPTPGFKPLPIIPNLIERRTLSRVDSVIIVSEKKGRLAFLNKNSTMDYMGFGSTDERGHKWCHDLFVHYWEEAKHEKPSNYPS from the coding sequence ATGGAAGTGTACGAGTTATTGTTTGAACTGGCGAATAGCGACAGGTTCAAGATAATGCTACTAGCCGAAAAACAAAAACTAAAGCTATCGCACATATCAAAAAATCTTGACATGACTGTAGCTGAAACGTCACGGCATTTAGATAGACTACGTGAAAATAGTCTGCTTGAAAAGAACGCTGAAGGACTGTATGAACTTACACCGTTTGGTCAGCTTACTTTGTCTTTGACCCCCAGCTTTGAATTCATATCCAAGCACAGAGACTATTTTAAAGATCACACGCTTTCTCATTTGCCTCAACAATTCATAAGCAGAATAGGTGAACTGGAGAATTCTATATACACTAACGACGTTATGGTAGCTTTTGATTTAACGGAAAAAGTTATTGACGAAGCCCAAGAGTACATTTGGATTCTTTCCAATCAGGTGCTTGTAAGTACCTTGCCTTTTTTGGAGAAAGCCATTAGACGGGGAGTCAAGTTCCAACTTATCTTGCCTAAAGATTTTATGCCCACGCCAGGTTTCAAGCCTTTACCTATAATCCCTAATTTGATAGAAAGGCGTACTCTCTCAAGAGTTGACTCGGTTATAATTGTGTCTGAAAAGAAGGGACGTTTGGCTTTTCTAAACAAGAATAGCACAATGGACTACATGGGGTTTGGCTCAACAGATGAACGTGGGCACAAGTGGTGCCATGATTTGTTTGTTCATTACTGGGAAGAAGCAAAACACGAAAAACCAAGCAACTACCCTTCTTAA
- a CDS encoding 50S ribosomal protein L31e, with protein sequence MVEERFYTIPLQKALIRPPKKRAPRAMQLVQEFINKHMKVEMKASDEEEEEELPQLIVSQEVNEKIWGRGIEKPPRKIKVRATKDRDGNVTVFLAENQ encoded by the coding sequence ATCGTTGAAGAACGCTTCTACACCATACCCCTCCAGAAAGCCTTGATTCGTCCACCCAAAAAACGTGCGCCACGCGCCATGCAGCTTGTCCAAGAATTCATAAACAAGCACATGAAGGTCGAGATGAAGGCTTCTGACGAAGAGGAAGAAGAAGAGTTACCTCAATTAATCGTTAGCCAAGAAGTTAACGAGAAAATCTGGGGTCGAGGCATCGAGAAGCCACCACGCAAAATCAAGGTGCGTGCAACCAAAGACCGCGACGGTAACGTCACCGTGTTTTTGGCTGAAAATCAATAA
- a CDS encoding dTDP-4-dehydrorhamnose 3,5-epimerase family protein → MLQGIKIKPVKRFSDERGAFSEVMRRDWADLFGEDTIAQANISSTFPGVIRAWHRHVRGQDDYFLVLKGAIKICAFDEAASELTEVVSSGSELQIVRVPGHYWHGFKALGVEPAMLLYFTTNLYNTADPDEERRAWNDPTLIPKTINGKTTDPRVGKPWDWNFPPHK, encoded by the coding sequence ATGTTACAGGGGATTAAGATTAAACCCGTTAAGCGTTTTTCAGATGAGCGAGGAGCCTTCTCCGAGGTTATGCGGCGGGACTGGGCAGACCTTTTTGGAGAAGACACCATAGCGCAAGCAAACATTTCCTCCACCTTTCCCGGTGTTATCCGCGCTTGGCATCGTCACGTTAGGGGTCAAGATGATTATTTTTTGGTTTTGAAGGGCGCAATAAAAATCTGTGCTTTCGACGAAGCCGCCTCTGAGTTAACCGAAGTAGTGTCAAGTGGCTCAGAATTGCAGATTGTACGGGTACCGGGGCACTATTGGCATGGCTTTAAAGCCTTAGGTGTCGAACCAGCAATGCTGCTCTACTTCACCACCAACCTCTACAACACAGCAGACCCCGACGAGGAACGCCGCGCTTGGAATGACCCAACACTCATCCCAAAAACAATAAACGGCAAAACCACAGACCCACGTGTTGGTAAACCTTGGGATTGGAATTTCCCTCCCCATAAGTGA
- the rpl39e gene encoding 50S ribosomal protein L39e (part of the polypeptide exit tunnel in the 50S ribosomal complex), translated as MARVKPTAKKLRLAKAGKESQSVPTWVIARTDGKVRVNPKQRRNWRTRKIKA; from the coding sequence ATGGCACGAGTAAAACCAACTGCGAAAAAGCTCCGATTAGCCAAGGCTGGCAAAGAATCACAGTCTGTTCCAACTTGGGTTATTGCGCGAACTGACGGTAAGGTTAGAGTTAACCCTAAGCAGCGGCGCAACTGGAGAACTAGAAAGATAAAGGCTTAG
- a CDS encoding 30S ribosomal protein S19e — MTTPHDVPASKFIDRLAKYLRENVDEVQPPTWATFAKTGTHVEKQPQNPNWWYTRSASVLRKVYVHGPIGLEALRADYGGRKNRGSKPNRVTKAGGSGIRKAMQQLESAGLIQVTRPKGRIMTPKGRKMMQEVAGDLAKELVKSVPELKKYQGE, encoded by the coding sequence TTGACGACTCCTCATGACGTTCCAGCTTCAAAATTCATCGATAGATTAGCAAAGTATCTTAGGGAAAACGTTGACGAAGTCCAGCCTCCAACATGGGCTACCTTCGCAAAAACAGGCACCCACGTCGAGAAGCAGCCACAGAACCCTAACTGGTGGTACACAAGAAGCGCCAGCGTTCTACGCAAAGTCTACGTCCATGGTCCCATCGGTCTTGAAGCATTACGTGCCGACTACGGCGGAAGAAAAAACCGTGGTTCTAAACCTAACCGCGTAACCAAAGCAGGCGGAAGCGGCATACGAAAGGCTATGCAGCAACTAGAAAGCGCCGGTTTAATCCAGGTTACACGTCCTAAGGGCAGAATCATGACGCCAAAGGGACGCAAAATGATGCAGGAAGTAGCTGGAGACCTAGCTAAAGAACTGGTTAAATCTGTCCCTGAACTCAAGAAGTATCAAGGCGAATAA
- the rfbD gene encoding dTDP-4-dehydrorhamnose reductase: MKLLITGASGLYGSKLAQLALAQGLEVYSSDIQSISAVGTYVKIDVSAKEQVAEALQTIKPDFVVHAATLTDVDKCELNKELAWKVNVEGTQNIVKAAQTAGSFLFYVSTDYVFNGAKGRYKESDKPDPINYYGVTKLKAEEIVQTLPEFCIARPSVIYGSTPAAGKVNFALWLIETLRKGNRVKIVTDQYNTPTLNTNLAEMTLEILGRRLTGIYHLCGATRVSRLEFANQICDVFGLDKSLIDSVTSAQFTWSAKRPVDSSLDTAKAQRNLNCKPLQMADALKQLKHELSS; the protein is encoded by the coding sequence TTGAAGCTTCTAATCACGGGTGCCAGCGGGCTTTACGGCTCGAAACTGGCGCAACTGGCGCTTGCTCAAGGTTTAGAGGTTTATTCTTCAGACATCCAGAGCATATCCGCGGTAGGCACCTATGTAAAAATTGATGTTTCAGCTAAGGAACAGGTAGCTGAAGCCCTTCAAACCATAAAACCTGACTTTGTCGTTCACGCCGCCACCTTGACCGACGTTGATAAATGCGAATTAAACAAAGAGTTGGCTTGGAAAGTTAACGTTGAAGGCACCCAAAACATCGTAAAAGCAGCGCAGACGGCTGGTTCTTTCCTGTTTTATGTCTCCACAGACTACGTTTTTAACGGCGCAAAGGGAAGATACAAAGAAAGTGACAAACCTGACCCCATAAACTACTACGGGGTGACTAAGCTTAAAGCGGAAGAAATCGTTCAGACCCTGCCCGAATTCTGCATTGCTCGGCCCAGCGTCATCTATGGCTCCACGCCAGCCGCGGGAAAAGTCAATTTTGCACTTTGGCTCATCGAAACCCTCCGCAAGGGTAACCGCGTCAAAATCGTCACCGACCAATATAATACGCCCACGCTAAACACTAACCTCGCGGAGATGACGCTTGAAATTCTGGGGCGCCGCCTCACAGGAATCTACCATCTCTGTGGTGCCACACGCGTCAGCCGCCTTGAATTCGCCAACCAAATATGCGATGTCTTTGGGTTGGACAAGAGCCTAATTGACTCTGTGACGTCGGCGCAGTTTACTTGGTCCGCCAAACGCCCCGTGGATTCCTCTCTTGACACCGCCAAAGCACAGCGAAACCTAAACTGCAAGCCACTCCAAATGGCAGACGCATTAAAGCAGCTAAAACATGAACTATCCTCTTAG
- a CDS encoding flavodoxin family protein: MSEKIAVNVDLAAAIVLFSYHHNNTEKIAKVIAKVLNAQIKTPQQTNPQELDKFGLVGFGAGIDSGKHYKPLLDFADKLPQVESKPAFIFSTAGITGKKKLAKDHSALREKLEAKGYKIIDEFQCKGFNTNVFLKYFGGMNKGRPNEEDLQNAETFSEQLKQNMFHSNLGGK; encoded by the coding sequence ATGAGTGAAAAAATAGCCGTAAATGTGGATTTAGCTGCTGCAATAGTTCTTTTTTCGTATCATCACAATAATACTGAAAAAATCGCCAAGGTTATTGCAAAAGTTCTTAATGCACAAATAAAAACGCCCCAACAAACAAACCCCCAAGAACTCGACAAGTTTGGCCTAGTTGGGTTTGGCGCAGGCATAGACAGCGGAAAACACTACAAACCCCTACTTGACTTCGCTGACAAACTACCACAGGTAGAAAGCAAACCTGCGTTCATTTTTTCAACCGCTGGAATAACAGGGAAGAAAAAACTAGCCAAGGATCATTCGGCGCTTAGAGAAAAATTGGAGGCTAAAGGCTACAAAATAATTGATGAATTCCAATGCAAAGGTTTCAACACCAATGTCTTCCTCAAATATTTTGGAGGCATGAACAAAGGAAGACCCAATGAAGAAGACCTCCAAAATGCGGAAACCTTCTCTGAACAGTTGAAACAAAACATGTTTCATAGCAATCTTGGAGGAAAGTAG
- the eif1A gene encoding translation initiation factor eIF-1A, which translates to MGKRKVTNEGNIDSMVLPSPNDVLGIAVKMLGAERIMVKCQDGKERLCRIRGKLKKRVWIREGDIVLVSPWDFQTETRGDIFWRYRKNQSDWLRNHNYLTM; encoded by the coding sequence ATGGGTAAACGAAAAGTAACAAATGAAGGCAACATAGACAGTATGGTTCTGCCTTCGCCAAACGATGTTTTGGGCATAGCAGTGAAAATGCTGGGTGCCGAAAGAATCATGGTTAAATGCCAAGATGGAAAAGAACGTCTCTGTAGAATCAGAGGTAAACTGAAAAAGCGCGTCTGGATAAGAGAAGGCGACATAGTTTTGGTTTCACCATGGGATTTCCAGACCGAAACTAGAGGCGATATATTTTGGCGGTACCGAAAGAACCAGTCAGATTGGCTTAGAAACCACAATTACCTAACAATGTAG
- the rfbB gene encoding dTDP-glucose 4,6-dehydratase has translation MKVLVTGGLGFIGSNFCRLMLTKHPDYEIINVDKVGIGANPANLHDIENDKNYTFIKGDICNPQLMNRLVHQVDAVVNIAAETHVDRSIVEPFVFLQNNTLGAFTILEALRRHNHKARFLQVSTDEVYGEALEGSFTENSPPKPSNPYSAAKAAADMFVLAYHKTYGLNVSITRCTNNFGPYQLPEKLIPKTVIRALRDLPIPIYGKGTNIRDWIYVGDHCEAIDAVLEKGEPGEIYNVSAGNEVPNIEIAKKIISYLHKSDALITFVEDRPGHDTRYSLDSTKTRSKLGWAPEASFEECLKSTVQWYLENERWWTPFATEVILHPTPWKLGGMR, from the coding sequence ATGAAAGTGTTAGTTACTGGCGGCTTAGGCTTCATTGGAAGCAATTTCTGTCGGCTGATGCTGACAAAACACCCCGATTACGAAATAATAAACGTCGACAAGGTGGGGATAGGCGCAAACCCCGCTAACCTCCATGACATCGAAAACGACAAAAACTACACCTTCATAAAAGGCGACATCTGCAACCCTCAACTTATGAATCGGCTGGTTCATCAAGTTGATGCCGTCGTAAACATTGCCGCGGAAACCCATGTGGACCGTAGCATCGTTGAACCCTTTGTCTTTTTGCAGAATAACACCTTGGGTGCTTTCACTATTTTGGAGGCTCTGCGACGCCATAATCACAAAGCCCGGTTTCTGCAAGTATCCACCGACGAAGTCTACGGCGAAGCATTAGAAGGCTCCTTCACTGAAAATTCTCCGCCTAAACCCTCTAATCCTTACTCCGCAGCAAAAGCCGCAGCAGACATGTTCGTTTTAGCCTACCACAAAACCTACGGCTTAAACGTCTCCATCACTCGATGCACCAACAATTTTGGACCCTACCAGCTTCCCGAGAAATTAATCCCTAAAACCGTCATCCGCGCATTAAGGGATCTGCCCATCCCAATTTACGGAAAAGGCACAAACATCCGCGACTGGATATATGTGGGTGACCACTGCGAAGCCATCGATGCAGTGCTTGAAAAGGGCGAACCGGGAGAAATCTATAATGTCTCGGCAGGCAACGAAGTGCCTAACATTGAAATCGCCAAAAAAATCATCAGCTACCTCCACAAATCAGATGCCCTGATAACTTTTGTTGAAGACCGCCCCGGACATGACACCCGCTACAGCTTAGACTCAACCAAAACCCGCAGCAAATTAGGCTGGGCACCCGAGGCAAGCTTTGAAGAATGCCTAAAATCTACCGTTCAGTGGTATCTGGAGAATGAACGCTGGTGGACGCCGTTTGCAACTGAAGTTATTTTGCATCCGACGCCTTGGAAACTAGGCGGTATGCGTTGA